One window of the Desulfovibrio sp. genome contains the following:
- the ppk1 gene encoding polyphosphate kinase 1 — protein MKSSAVMNNRELSWLSFNERILQEARDHTTPLMQRLRFLGIFSSNQDEFIKVRVASLVRLTRSKSKIKPLLMGGLTPEEALQRVNDKAATAQTAFRETYEEVLDAMEHGGIRVRNETELSEGQDAFCRSYFGNVVYPQLVPLILNKSAQLPFLQDSQIYHAVKMESDAAPGKCRYAVLRIPVNAACPRFVEMPSSPGCHDIIFVDDIIRLCLNNIFFMFNYDRITAYTFKVMRDAELSLDDDVSKSLIEKMEEGLEHRLRGRPVRLIYDQAMPEDLLFLLASKLNLKKSELDPGARYHMMRSLMDFPRVRPDLENAVMPALQHPDIKPFSSILKVVRTKDILLHFPYHTFNHVVEFLCEAAIDPKVINISITLYRTADHSRIINTLINAAQNGKKVTACVELMARFDEERNVRSIDMLHQGGVRVIHGLKDLKVHSKLILVERVEGAKKTGYVYIGTGNFNEDTARFYSDVGLLSANPGFVEDARSIFNFLNASHKPVSCCELVAAPQCMRPFFTQCIEREIRNARAGKKAFIHVKLNSLTDEAMIRLLYRASKAGVDVRLIVRSACCLKPQVQGLSDHIRAISIVDKFLEHARILLFCNNGSELAYISSADWMPRNLDRRLEVAAPAHCPAIRQTLRDIFDIQWADNVKARILDGTGANRYSKGEGVAPCRSQAMLHAYYSRKSLQTKEQTATLTPEGKTRNRGTPPAKTQTRTTAPKNRTRKKPRQAQPARGLTTQTSQQPPAES, from the coding sequence ATGAAGTCTTCGGCTGTTATGAACAACAGGGAATTGAGCTGGCTCAGTTTCAACGAGCGAATCCTGCAGGAAGCGCGCGACCACACCACCCCACTCATGCAGCGGCTGCGCTTTCTGGGTATTTTTTCCAGCAATCAGGACGAATTCATCAAGGTGCGTGTGGCCTCACTGGTGCGGCTTACCCGTTCGAAAAGCAAGATCAAGCCCCTGCTCATGGGCGGCCTTACGCCCGAAGAAGCCTTGCAGCGAGTGAACGACAAGGCCGCCACTGCGCAAACGGCCTTTCGCGAAACCTACGAGGAAGTGCTGGATGCCATGGAGCACGGGGGCATACGCGTGCGCAACGAAACCGAGCTCAGCGAAGGGCAGGATGCCTTTTGCCGGAGCTATTTCGGCAACGTGGTCTATCCGCAGCTTGTACCGTTGATTCTCAACAAATCTGCTCAGTTACCATTTTTACAAGACAGCCAGATTTACCACGCCGTCAAGATGGAATCAGACGCCGCACCCGGCAAGTGCCGATACGCAGTGCTACGCATCCCCGTTAATGCTGCCTGTCCGCGCTTTGTGGAAATGCCCTCCTCGCCCGGCTGCCACGACATTATTTTTGTGGACGACATTATCAGGCTGTGCCTGAACAATATTTTCTTCATGTTCAATTACGACCGCATCACGGCATATACCTTCAAAGTCATGCGCGATGCGGAACTGAGCCTTGACGACGACGTCTCCAAAAGCCTTATTGAAAAAATGGAAGAAGGTCTGGAACACCGCCTGCGAGGCCGCCCGGTTCGCCTGATCTACGATCAGGCCATGCCAGAAGACCTGCTGTTTCTGCTGGCCTCAAAGCTCAACCTCAAAAAAAGCGAGCTGGACCCCGGCGCGCGTTACCACATGATGCGCAGCCTCATGGACTTTCCACGGGTACGGCCAGACCTTGAGAATGCCGTCATGCCCGCTCTGCAACACCCCGATATCAAACCTTTTTCAAGCATTCTCAAGGTGGTGCGCACCAAGGATATTCTGCTGCATTTTCCCTACCACACCTTTAATCATGTGGTGGAGTTTTTATGCGAGGCGGCCATTGACCCCAAGGTAATCAATATTTCCATTACACTGTACCGCACCGCCGACCACTCGCGTATCATCAATACCCTCATCAATGCCGCTCAAAACGGCAAGAAGGTCACGGCCTGCGTGGAGCTGATGGCCCGCTTTGACGAAGAACGCAACGTCAGAAGCATAGACATGCTGCATCAGGGCGGCGTGCGCGTCATCCACGGTCTCAAGGACCTCAAGGTACACAGCAAGCTTATTCTTGTGGAGCGGGTCGAGGGCGCAAAAAAAACAGGCTATGTCTACATAGGAACAGGAAATTTTAACGAGGACACCGCACGCTTTTACAGCGATGTTGGTCTGCTCAGCGCCAACCCCGGCTTTGTGGAAGATGCGCGCAGCATCTTCAATTTTCTCAATGCCTCGCACAAACCTGTTTCGTGCTGCGAGCTGGTGGCGGCCCCCCAGTGCATGCGGCCTTTTTTTACCCAGTGCATCGAACGCGAAATACGCAATGCCAGAGCGGGCAAAAAGGCCTTTATCCACGTCAAGCTCAACAGCCTCACGGACGAAGCCATGATCAGGCTGCTGTACCGCGCAAGCAAGGCAGGGGTGGACGTGCGGCTCATCGTGCGCAGCGCCTGCTGCCTCAAGCCCCAGGTACAGGGGCTCAGCGACCATATACGAGCCATCAGCATTGTGGACAAGTTTCTGGAGCACGCTCGAATTCTGCTTTTTTGCAACAACGGCAGTGAGCTGGCCTATATTTCAAGCGCCGACTGGATGCCCCGCAATCTCGACCGCAGGCTTGAGGTGGCGGCCCCGGCGCACTGCCCGGCCATACGGCAGACCCTGCGGGATATTTTTGACATTCAGTGGGCAGACAACGTCAAGGCCCGCATACTCGATGGCACTGGTGCAAACAGGTACAGCAAGGGCGAGGGCGTGGCACCCTGCCGCTCGCAGGCAATGCTGCACGCGTATTACAGCCGCAAATCATTGCAGACAAAGGAACAGACAGCAACGCTGACGCCAGAGGGAAAGACCAGGAACAGGGGCACCCCCCCGGCAAAGACTCAGACAAGGACCACCGCGCCCAAAAACCGCACCCGCAAAAAGCCCCGGCAGGCCCAACCTGCCCGCGGGCTTACCACGCAGACCAGCCAGCAGCCACCGGCAGAATCCTAG